From Methanosarcina lacustris Z-7289, one genomic window encodes:
- a CDS encoding 5-(carboxyamino)imidazole ribonucleotide mutase, whose protein sequence is MVDISLIMGSESDRSIANRAVSVLEKSKYTYEVMVISAHRNPDELDSYVSSTDAKVFIAIAGLSAALPGVVASRTKKPVIGVPVSAKLGGLDALLSIAQMPPGVPVGSVGIDNGANGAYLALRILDLIETSQ, encoded by the coding sequence ATGGTTGACATCTCACTTATTATGGGCTCTGAGTCCGACAGATCAATCGCCAACCGCGCGGTTTCTGTACTTGAAAAGAGCAAATACACTTACGAAGTAATGGTTATTTCTGCCCACAGAAACCCTGATGAGCTTGATAGCTATGTTTCAAGTACAGACGCAAAAGTCTTCATCGCAATAGCGGGTTTATCGGCAGCTCTCCCCGGAGTTGTGGCTTCCAGGACAAAAAAACCTGTAATAGGTGTACCTGTAAGTGCAAAACTAGGCGGGCTTGATGCCCTTCTTTCCATCGCCCAGATGCCCCCTGGAGTACCTGTAGGGAGTGTAGGGATTGACAACGGAGCAAATGGGGCATATCTTGCCCTGAGAATTCTGGATTTAATTGAAACCTCTCAATAA
- a CDS encoding chorismate mutase, with translation MSELEAVRKEIEKIDREILSLIDRRVNLAEKVLESKRINGTSINDRNQNEVVINRALNAATELNLDLGSVKEIFEVLIRMSIERQNELSGKGSLP, from the coding sequence TTGAGTGAACTTGAAGCTGTCCGCAAAGAAATCGAAAAGATTGACAGGGAAATCCTTTCCCTCATTGATAGAAGAGTTAACCTTGCTGAGAAAGTGCTTGAATCAAAAAGAATAAATGGTACTTCTATAAATGACCGTAATCAAAATGAAGTTGTAATTAACAGGGCATTAAACGCTGCAACCGAGCTTAACCTTGATTTAGGATCAGTAAAGGAGATTTTTGAAGTTCTGATCCGGATGAGTATCGAACGCCAGAATGAATTAAGCGGAAAGGGAAGCTTGCCCTGA
- a CDS encoding shikimate kinase, whose translation MTLEGRACAFGAGTIINAISTWKGAAFGIDLKTFAKVELSEGKSGIYGSIEELPEGDTRLIERCVELVLERFGLELGGTIRTGSEIPLAGGLKSSSAAANASVLASLRAVGETLPPLELVKLGVRAAKEVGVTVTGAFDDACASFLGGIVITDNRKMELIRREEADSKVLIFAPIKKAFSADTNVKRSQLIAPYIEMAYELALEGEYERAMTLNGFLYCGALGFDTEHMLRALECGIKGVSLSGTGPSYAALVKADQVKELKSAWESCGMEGKVIETSINNRDAITFSREGSY comes from the coding sequence ATGACACTTGAAGGGCGTGCCTGCGCTTTCGGGGCTGGAACCATAATAAATGCCATATCGACATGGAAAGGTGCAGCATTCGGGATAGACTTAAAAACCTTTGCAAAAGTAGAACTCTCAGAGGGTAAATCTGGTATTTATGGCTCAATTGAAGAGTTGCCTGAAGGAGACACTCGCCTTATAGAGCGCTGCGTAGAACTCGTTCTTGAGAGATTCGGGCTTGAACTCGGAGGTACGATACGAACGGGAAGTGAAATTCCTCTTGCAGGAGGGCTCAAAAGCAGCAGTGCTGCAGCAAACGCTTCAGTCCTTGCATCCCTCCGTGCAGTTGGCGAAACCCTTCCCCCCCTTGAGCTCGTAAAACTGGGTGTAAGGGCTGCAAAAGAAGTGGGAGTTACGGTAACAGGAGCTTTTGACGATGCCTGTGCCTCCTTTTTAGGGGGTATTGTTATCACTGATAACCGAAAAATGGAACTTATCAGGCGCGAAGAGGCTGATTCAAAAGTCCTTATATTTGCCCCGATAAAAAAGGCTTTCAGTGCGGACACAAATGTAAAACGTTCCCAACTGATTGCGCCATATATAGAAATGGCATACGAGCTTGCTCTTGAAGGTGAATACGAACGCGCAATGACACTTAATGGCTTTCTCTACTGCGGAGCCCTTGGTTTTGATACGGAACACATGCTCAGGGCTCTGGAATGCGGGATAAAAGGAGTCAGCCTTTCCGGAACCGGCCCTTCCTACGCAGCACTGGTGAAGGCCGACCAGGTAAAAGAGCTTAAATCTGCCTGGGAAAGCTGCGGTATGGAAGGAAAGGTCATAGAAACCAGTATAAATAACAGAGATGCGATAACCTTTAGCAGGGAGGGGTCCTATTGA
- a CDS encoding phosphate uptake regulator PhoU yields METRKVQQTGGSTYIISLPKPWAEKVGIKTGMRVSIQAQPDGKLLIDPILEGHTIKTKKIDVTGYEAKALERNIIAAYLYGYDRMEFSSKRILAEQKQVIRKVCYKLIGPEIIEESSNCVVIQDLLNPNELHIKKGIQRMSLITGSMQKDAIRALKTVDHDLALDVSQRDDEVDRLFLLISKQFRSVLCGGRIPDSSKTSIEEYHDFRMAASPIERIADHSQRIANVASKMQEPVREDVMEIIEDLSNTYMELVKRAVDSLYDANTSLANQVIDSIDGMRLRVTELHASILKLEAHEIMISLGMIVDSLSRIGDLGSNIAEIAINSAIKDK; encoded by the coding sequence ATCGAGACCAGAAAAGTACAGCAGACAGGCGGATCCACTTATATTATTTCTCTCCCGAAACCGTGGGCCGAAAAAGTAGGAATCAAAACAGGGATGAGAGTATCTATTCAGGCTCAACCAGACGGAAAACTGTTAATTGACCCAATTCTGGAAGGGCACACGATAAAAACGAAAAAGATCGATGTGACAGGCTATGAAGCAAAAGCTCTGGAAAGGAACATCATTGCTGCATACCTCTATGGCTATGACAGGATGGAGTTTTCCTCAAAAAGAATACTTGCCGAACAGAAACAGGTCATCAGAAAGGTCTGTTACAAGCTCATAGGCCCTGAAATCATCGAGGAAAGCTCAAACTGTGTGGTCATTCAGGACCTTCTTAACCCCAATGAACTCCATATAAAAAAAGGTATACAAAGGATGTCCCTGATTACAGGCTCCATGCAAAAAGATGCCATTCGAGCTCTCAAAACTGTTGACCACGACCTTGCTCTTGATGTAAGCCAGAGGGATGACGAGGTCGACAGGTTGTTTCTCCTGATCTCCAAACAGTTCCGTTCCGTTCTCTGCGGAGGGCGAATTCCCGATTCCTCGAAAACAAGTATCGAGGAATACCATGACTTCAGAATGGCAGCAAGCCCTATCGAAAGAATAGCAGACCATTCACAGAGGATTGCAAACGTTGCCTCAAAAATGCAGGAGCCTGTCAGAGAAGATGTGATGGAAATCATAGAGGACCTCAGCAATACCTACATGGAACTTGTTAAGCGGGCAGTAGATTCCCTCTATGATGCTAACACTTCTCTTGCGAACCAGGTAATAGACAGTATAGACGGTATGCGTTTGCGTGTAACGGAATTGCATGCATCTATTCTCAAACTGGAAGCTCATGAAATCATGATATCTCTGGGGATGATCGTAGACAGCCTATCAAGAATCGGGGACCTTGGCTCTAACATAGCCGAAATAGCCATAAATTCTGCGATTAAAGACAAATGA
- a CDS encoding Era-like GTP-binding protein, with translation MNMIKRFKVSFSKVFKKLFKKKGACIGIYGPPNAGKTTLSNRILRDWVGGEETMGSVSHIAHETRHAKRRNEVTIETNGHTISLDIVDTPGLATKIDFHDFMEQGMSDSESKKRSKEATEGVIEAVKWLDDLDGVILVMDATENPYTQVNVTVIGNMEARNLPLLIVANKVDLPDADPGVIKEAFPQHPMVPVSALEGVGMDSFYEALAKQFG, from the coding sequence ATGAATATGATAAAACGATTTAAGGTAAGCTTTTCAAAAGTTTTTAAGAAACTGTTCAAGAAAAAAGGAGCATGCATAGGCATCTACGGCCCCCCCAATGCAGGCAAGACAACCCTTAGCAACCGCATCCTCAGGGACTGGGTCGGAGGCGAGGAAACCATGGGCTCGGTTTCACATATCGCTCACGAAACCAGGCATGCAAAAAGAAGGAACGAAGTCACTATCGAAACTAACGGGCATACCATCAGCCTTGATATTGTGGATACTCCCGGGCTTGCAACAAAGATCGATTTCCATGATTTTATGGAACAGGGAATGAGTGACTCAGAATCAAAGAAAAGGTCAAAAGAAGCGACTGAAGGCGTAATTGAAGCTGTCAAATGGCTGGATGACCTTGACGGAGTCATACTGGTAATGGATGCTACAGAAAATCCTTATACCCAGGTTAACGTAACCGTTATAGGGAACATGGAAGCCAGAAACCTACCGCTTCTTATTGTAGCAAACAAAGTAGACCTTCCTGACGCCGATCCGGGAGTCATAAAGGAAGCTTTCCCTCAGCACCCCATGGTGCCAGTCTCGGCGCTTGAAGGAGTGGGAATGGATTCATTCTACGAAGCTCTGGCCAAACAGTTCGGGTGA
- a CDS encoding DUF2073 domain-containing protein: protein MQGIQLDLISEARISQMASMEKVRYIIDEVRKGKILVLEKGLNPMEEAKLIEMTMSAIQPDVFSGIEMQSYPANTDVSLLGKLFKKQSNKRLTVIGPANQLKTLKKDRNLISALVSAGK, encoded by the coding sequence ATGCAGGGAATCCAACTTGATCTTATATCCGAAGCCAGGATTTCTCAGATGGCTTCTATGGAAAAAGTCCGATACATAATTGATGAGGTGCGAAAAGGCAAAATCCTTGTGCTTGAAAAGGGTCTCAACCCTATGGAGGAAGCAAAACTCATTGAGATGACAATGTCAGCAATTCAGCCGGATGTGTTTTCAGGAATCGAGATGCAAAGCTATCCCGCGAACACGGATGTTTCTCTGCTGGGGAAGTTATTCAAAAAACAGAGCAACAAGAGACTTACGGTCATAGGGCCCGCAAACCAGCTCAAAACTCTTAAAAAGGATAGGAATCTGATCAGTGCACTTGTCTCTGCAGGTAAGTAA
- the hxlB gene encoding 6-phospho-3-hexuloisomerase — translation MKTDPVNDCEDVILSMELMVDNLNEVVEMLDRQAIINMIQKIVDGERIFVMGAGRSGLVAKAFAMRLMHLGFSVYVVGETTTPAVHTKDVVIAISGSGETRSIANLGRIVKDIGSTLITVTSKKESTLGKISDLTMVLPSKTKNDHDVGGSLEKSMRGDYRNSPPLGTSFEMTSLVFLDSVIAQLMTLTGASEAELKSRHTNIE, via the coding sequence ATGAAAACAGATCCGGTAAATGACTGTGAAGATGTAATATTATCAATGGAACTTATGGTGGACAACCTCAATGAGGTTGTTGAGATGCTTGACCGCCAGGCTATAATAAACATGATTCAGAAAATCGTTGACGGGGAGAGGATTTTTGTAATGGGGGCAGGAAGGTCCGGGCTTGTTGCCAAAGCTTTTGCAATGAGGCTGATGCACCTCGGATTTAGTGTGTATGTTGTAGGGGAGACCACAACCCCTGCAGTCCATACAAAGGATGTCGTTATTGCTATTTCAGGGTCAGGAGAAACCCGTTCCATAGCAAACCTCGGAAGAATAGTGAAGGATATAGGTTCAACTCTCATAACTGTCACATCCAAAAAGGAGTCCACACTCGGTAAAATCTCTGATTTAACTATGGTCCTTCCGAGCAAGACCAAAAATGATCATGATGTAGGCGGTTCCCTTGAAAAAAGTATGAGAGGAGATTACAGGAATTCACCTCCATTGGGCACTTCTTTTGAAATGACGTCACTTGTTTTCCTGGACTCGGTAATTGCCCAACTGATGACGCTTACAGGTGCTTCGGAAGCAGAACTCAAGTCCAGGCATACAAACATTGAATAA
- a CDS encoding pyridoxal phosphate-dependent aminotransferase: MKEIKFSETVSRIDTSGIRKIFEAAGSNAINLGLGQPDFDTPEHIKAAAIKAINEGFTGYTVGSGIPELREALSHKFQEENGFSVSPQEIIVTSGASEALTIALTALLNTGDEVLISNPGFVSYNALTEILNGKVVSVPLSEDLTMKPDAVLERITPKTKAIILNSPSNPTGAVSSRADIKALAEIADDHNITILSDEVYEYFIYEGEHVSPASYSDNVVTVNATSKSYAMTGWRLGYLAGRKEYIAQMLKVHQYIQACANSVAQKAAYAAVTGPKDSVNVMREEFRKRRDVLVKGLNDLGMECALPKGAFYAFPKVSNSAEVASKLISNGVVVVPGTAFGSEGDGYIRISYAASMKDIEKSLSIMEKVL; encoded by the coding sequence TTGAAGGAAATTAAGTTTTCAGAAACCGTATCCCGGATAGATACATCCGGAATCAGAAAGATTTTCGAAGCTGCAGGCTCAAATGCCATTAACCTCGGGCTCGGGCAGCCTGACTTCGATACTCCTGAACACATAAAAGCCGCAGCAATCAAAGCCATCAATGAGGGTTTTACAGGCTATACCGTAGGTTCAGGAATCCCTGAACTGAGGGAAGCCCTGAGCCATAAATTCCAGGAGGAAAACGGGTTTTCTGTATCTCCTCAGGAAATTATTGTTACCTCCGGAGCATCTGAAGCTCTTACCATTGCCCTTACCGCCCTCCTCAATACAGGAGATGAGGTCCTTATCTCAAACCCCGGATTTGTTTCCTACAATGCCCTGACAGAAATCCTGAACGGAAAAGTAGTAAGTGTCCCTCTTTCAGAAGACCTTACCATGAAGCCGGATGCTGTGCTTGAGAGAATTACCCCAAAGACAAAAGCCATTATCCTTAACTCCCCTTCCAACCCCACAGGTGCTGTCTCAAGCCGGGCAGATATCAAAGCCCTTGCCGAGATCGCAGACGACCACAACATAACCATCCTTTCAGACGAGGTCTACGAGTATTTCATCTATGAAGGCGAACACGTAAGCCCTGCCAGCTATTCGGATAATGTGGTCACTGTAAACGCGACCTCAAAAAGCTATGCTATGACAGGGTGGAGGCTCGGGTACCTTGCAGGCAGAAAAGAGTACATCGCCCAGATGCTCAAAGTGCACCAGTATATACAGGCGTGTGCAAACTCAGTTGCCCAGAAGGCTGCCTATGCCGCAGTGACCGGACCAAAAGACTCGGTCAATGTCATGCGTGAAGAGTTCCGAAAACGCAGGGATGTGCTTGTAAAAGGGCTCAACGACCTGGGGATGGAATGTGCTCTTCCTAAAGGGGCTTTCTACGCCTTCCCCAAAGTCTCAAACTCCGCAGAGGTCGCCTCAAAACTGATCTCAAATGGCGTTGTCGTTGTCCCGGGAACAGCCTTCGGAAGCGAAGGTGATGGCTACATAAGGATTTCCTATGCAGCTTCAATGAAAGATATTGAAAAATCCCTGAGCATTATGGAAAAAGTGCTCTGA
- a CDS encoding cytochrome c biogenesis CcdA family protein codes for MKKRSVRQLPVTKGTLVFISIFLMMSPASGSVLLAGNRSNGYFYGSSNTIEVLLLENLETPALLFSPESLLPLTGSIDGKNKHIERLSSFLVLAAGILAGFNPCLLAVMAFLASATLAQQGGKKEMIKITLGFSAGIFTMYMFAGIIILSTVSFLPEARSPFTEITILLTTLLGFWHIYDAYWIITHAKSTFRTPKSLKDFMSRMGEKNLLLLSFLAGGMFSLVKAPCIGAIYLSILSMLATKTDIARGIEYMGIYNLGLLLPAMCLGLLLAFGLNPQKVTKFREKRRVEIRLITGMMLIALALLMQLRIL; via the coding sequence ATGAAAAAGCGATCTGTGCGCCAGCTGCCTGTAACTAAAGGAACTCTTGTGTTCATATCTATTTTTTTGATGATGAGCCCTGCTTCCGGTTCGGTCCTTCTGGCAGGAAACCGATCAAATGGCTATTTTTACGGAAGCTCAAACACAATAGAAGTTCTTCTGCTGGAAAACCTCGAAACCCCAGCTTTGCTTTTCTCCCCGGAATCCTTACTTCCCCTAACAGGAAGTATAGACGGGAAAAATAAACATATTGAGAGACTGAGCTCCTTCTTAGTCCTGGCAGCGGGTATTCTTGCCGGTTTTAATCCCTGCCTGCTTGCAGTAATGGCTTTCCTGGCTTCTGCCACCCTTGCCCAGCAGGGCGGAAAAAAAGAGATGATCAAAATCACTCTGGGTTTTTCTGCAGGAATTTTCACTATGTATATGTTTGCAGGAATAATTATTTTGAGTACTGTAAGCTTCCTGCCTGAAGCCCGAAGTCCTTTTACGGAAATTACAATCCTGCTAACTACCCTGCTAGGTTTCTGGCACATTTATGATGCCTACTGGATAATAACACATGCAAAATCGACCTTCAGAACTCCAAAATCCCTGAAGGACTTTATGAGCAGGATGGGCGAAAAAAACCTCCTGCTTCTGTCTTTCCTTGCAGGAGGCATGTTCTCTCTTGTCAAAGCACCCTGCATCGGGGCAATCTATCTCTCAATCCTGAGTATGCTGGCAACAAAAACCGACATAGCAAGAGGAATAGAATACATGGGGATATACAACCTTGGACTTCTACTACCTGCAATGTGCCTTGGCCTTTTGCTGGCATTCGGGCTCAACCCACAAAAAGTCACTAAGTTCAGAGAAAAAAGAAGGGTAGAGATAAGGCTGATAACAGGGATGATGCTTATAGCCCTTGCCCTGCTGATGCAGCTCAGGATACTCTGA